A single Thermoanaerobacterium sp. RBIITD DNA region contains:
- a CDS encoding QueT transporter family protein — MNKSTKKIVFGALIAAIYAVVTIALAPISYGQIQVRVAEALTILPFFSAYSILGLFVGCIIANLVGGNGILDIVFGSLATLIAAIITYYIGRSKLKFKRYLAPLPPVIINAIVIGIELNIVLKLPLIASMLWVGLGELIACYVLGLPILLFIDKNEKLKEYLS; from the coding sequence ATGAATAAAAGCACTAAAAAAATTGTTTTTGGAGCACTAATTGCTGCAATATATGCTGTTGTAACTATAGCTCTTGCTCCAATCAGTTATGGTCAAATTCAAGTCAGAGTAGCGGAAGCACTCACAATTCTACCGTTTTTCTCTGCATATTCCATTCTGGGATTATTTGTAGGCTGTATAATAGCTAATCTTGTCGGAGGCAATGGGATTCTTGACATTGTTTTTGGATCCTTAGCAACTTTAATAGCTGCAATAATAACCTATTATATAGGAAGGTCAAAATTAAAGTTTAAGCGTTATTTAGCACCGCTACCGCCTGTAATAATAAATGCTATTGTTATAGGTATTGAATTGAATATTGTTTTAAAATTGCCGCTAATAGCCTCTATGCTTTGGGTAGGATTAGGTGAACTAATCGCATGTTATGTATTGGGTTTACCGATCCTTTTATTTATTGATAAAAATGAAAAATTGAAAGAGTATTTAAGTTAA
- a CDS encoding DnaJ domain-containing protein, producing MQNPYEVLGLKEGASIEEVKKAYRELVKKYHPDQYGDNPLRDLAEEKLREINDAYKAIMEGNTSTNSNNGYGRSYNNSESAYSDDESMYYEVINALNRNDIYTAENILNNIRNRSARWYYLYGHINYRRGRFGEAYNNFRTAVNMEPNNVEYREALNNMEMQRGAYQGDVYRRTDRDDCCQALFTLWACDTCCECMGGDICRCF from the coding sequence ATGCAAAACCCATATGAAGTATTAGGATTAAAAGAAGGAGCTTCAATTGAGGAAGTAAAAAAAGCGTATAGAGAACTTGTTAAAAAATATCATCCAGACCAATATGGTGATAACCCTCTAAGAGACCTTGCAGAAGAAAAATTAAGAGAGATAAATGATGCATATAAAGCGATTATGGAAGGAAATACAAGTACCAACAGTAATAACGGATATGGAAGAAGTTATAATAATAGTGAAAGTGCATATAGTGATGATGAAAGCATGTATTACGAGGTAATTAATGCCTTGAATCGAAATGATATTTATACTGCTGAAAACATATTGAATAATATAAGGAATAGAAGTGCTCGGTGGTATTATCTTTATGGTCATATAAACTATCGTAGAGGCAGATTTGGAGAGGCTTATAATAACTTTAGAACAGCTGTAAATATGGAACCAAATAATGTTGAGTATCGTGAAGCGTTAAATAATATGGAAATGCAAAGAGGTGCTTACCAAGGGGATGTCTATAGAAGGACAGACCGTGATGATTGTTGTCAGGCACTATTTACTTTATGGGCCTGTGATACATGCTGTGAATGTATGGGCGGAGATATATGCAGATGTTTTTAA
- a CDS encoding NADP-dependent isocitrate dehydrogenase, whose translation MKEKIKMTNPIVELNGDEMTRIIWKMIKEMLIEPFVELKAEYYDLGLKNRDITDDQVTIDAANAIKKYKVGVKCATITPNAQRMEEYKLKKMWKSPNGTIRAILDGTVFRTPIIVKGIRPLVGNWVKPITIARHAYGDIYKDVEYRVEKSAKAELVITYENGEVVRQTVHDFKGPGVLMGMHNLDASIESFARACFNYALNQKHDLWFATKDTISKTYDHTFKDIFNHIYENEYKDKFNEAGIEYFYTLIDDAVARVIRSEGGMIWACKNYDGDVMSDMVATAFGSLAMMTSVLVSPDGNYEYEAAHGTVTRHYYKYLKGEETSTNPIATIFAWTGALRKRGELDENKSLIKFAEKLEVASLKPIENGIMTKDLAMISNLPNKKAVNTKEFLNEIKNNLEKII comes from the coding sequence ATGAAGGAAAAAATAAAGATGACAAATCCCATCGTTGAATTAAATGGTGACGAAATGACCAGAATTATCTGGAAGATGATTAAAGAAATGCTTATCGAGCCTTTTGTGGAGCTTAAAGCAGAATATTATGATCTAGGTTTAAAAAATAGAGATATAACAGATGATCAAGTTACAATTGATGCAGCAAATGCCATAAAAAAATATAAAGTCGGTGTTAAGTGCGCAACAATAACACCTAATGCTCAAAGGATGGAAGAATATAAGCTTAAAAAGATGTGGAAAAGTCCAAACGGTACCATAAGAGCAATACTTGACGGTACTGTTTTCAGAACACCAATTATAGTAAAAGGAATACGTCCTCTTGTTGGAAATTGGGTAAAACCTATTACCATCGCGCGTCATGCATATGGTGATATATACAAAGATGTCGAATATCGTGTCGAGAAATCAGCAAAAGCAGAACTTGTTATAACATATGAAAATGGCGAAGTAGTAAGGCAGACTGTACATGATTTTAAAGGCCCCGGTGTATTGATGGGAATGCATAATCTTGACGCCTCAATAGAAAGCTTCGCAAGAGCATGTTTTAATTATGCCCTAAATCAAAAACACGATTTATGGTTTGCAACAAAAGACACCATATCTAAAACATATGACCATACTTTTAAGGACATTTTTAATCATATATACGAAAATGAATATAAGGATAAATTTAATGAAGCAGGCATTGAATATTTCTATACATTGATAGATGATGCTGTAGCAAGAGTCATAAGGTCAGAAGGCGGTATGATATGGGCATGTAAAAATTACGATGGTGATGTAATGTCAGATATGGTAGCGACTGCATTTGGAAGCCTCGCCATGATGACATCTGTCTTAGTATCTCCTGATGGTAACTATGAATATGAAGCAGCTCATGGCACAGTAACTCGTCATTATTACAAATATCTAAAAGGTGAAGAAACATCTACAAATCCAATCGCTACTATCTTTGCATGGACCGGAGCACTTAGAAAGCGCGGTGAATTAGATGAAAATAAGTCACTTATAAAGTTTGCTGAAAAACTTGAGGTAGCTTCACTTAAACCAATAGAAAATGGAATAATGACGAAAGACCTTGCTATGATATCAAATCTACCGAATAAAAAAGCTGTAAATACTAAGGAATTTCTAAACGAAATTAAAAATAATCTCGAGAAAATAATATAA
- a CDS encoding VIT1/CCC1 transporter family protein, whose protein sequence is MDALSKAKKFYKDEFESKQLYSYLAKVETNPEIKETFNELTKIEAKHAKFWYMFLNERGINVSAILHNHRLWIYKILRMLLGNRLFITILEMKESNSTDEYYNYYNDPILTEKERNYLSQIIEDELEHEKNFGKQKGNSDFGNIRDFILGMNDGLVEILGTVTGLTAVYPKSSLAVGTSGLVVGIAGALSMAIGAYTSVRSQRQVNEGIKNKMELLFNVSKDRAKEELLSKLNDSGIPNDISKEVVEKLGDNKDAMTNLLVEDVKENEIKSALYTGIAYLVGLVFPVIPYFFVASSSLVALVFSVIFAAIALSIVGTVVSIASESLSIKSKIIEMVVTGLGAAALSYLFGKLVQLIFGIQA, encoded by the coding sequence ATGGATGCTTTATCAAAAGCAAAGAAATTTTATAAAGATGAATTTGAATCAAAGCAACTTTATTCATATTTGGCAAAAGTTGAAACTAATCCGGAAATTAAAGAAACTTTTAATGAGTTGACAAAGATTGAAGCAAAACATGCAAAGTTTTGGTATATGTTTTTAAATGAAAGAGGTATAAATGTAAGTGCAATATTACATAATCATAGACTATGGATTTATAAAATATTGAGAATGTTACTTGGAAACCGATTATTTATAACAATTTTGGAAATGAAGGAATCAAATAGCACCGATGAATATTATAATTATTATAATGATCCAATTTTGACTGAAAAGGAGCGGAATTATCTATCACAAATAATAGAAGACGAATTAGAACATGAAAAAAACTTTGGTAAGCAAAAAGGGAATTCCGACTTTGGTAATATACGTGATTTTATACTTGGCATGAACGATGGCCTTGTTGAAATACTTGGTACAGTAACAGGTCTTACTGCGGTATATCCAAAGAGCTCATTGGCTGTTGGAACATCTGGCCTTGTTGTCGGCATTGCCGGTGCACTATCAATGGCAATAGGCGCATATACATCTGTAAGATCCCAAAGACAAGTTAATGAAGGTATTAAAAACAAAATGGAACTTTTATTTAATGTTTCAAAGGACAGAGCAAAGGAAGAATTATTAAGTAAATTAAATGATTCTGGCATACCCAATGATATTAGTAAGGAAGTCGTAGAAAAATTAGGTGATAATAAAGATGCAATGACAAATCTTCTTGTAGAAGATGTTAAAGAAAATGAAATAAAATCAGCATTATATACAGGTATAGCATACCTTGTAGGACTTGTATTCCCTGTTATACCATACTTTTTTGTAGCATCTTCATCCCTTGTTGCGCTTGTATTTTCTGTAATTTTTGCGGCTATTGCTTTATCAATTGTAGGTACTGTTGTCTCAATTGCATCTGAAAGCCTTTCTATAAAAAGTAAAATAATTGAAATGGTTGTAACTGGTCTTGGTGCTGCTGCACTTTCATATTTATTCGGCAAATTAGTTCAGCTAATTTTCGGCATTCAAGCATAA
- a CDS encoding AEC family transporter — MVFLKGIESILPIIIIIIVGYVLTMKKWFDVKTSELFSKIVVNISLPALMFYNVMNNINKNQLVHMGLGLITAFLSIFISYVIAHFLIIILRLDRKKIGLFSAIFAFSNTIFVGLPVNQALFGDKAVPYVLLYYVANTTLFWTIGLYNIRRDVEDIKDGFSIIDAIKKIISPPLLGYLMGVLFIVFGLKMPHFIMDTARYIGDMTTPLSMLFIGISIYLTDLRDFKLDKTMWFLFLGRSIITPLIAILMLHFFNLNILMKKVFVIQSALPVMTQIAIVSHAYNNDQKYPAIMIAITNLLSLIIIPAYMYLINILF; from the coding sequence TTGGTTTTCTTAAAAGGAATCGAAAGCATATTGCCAATTATAATAATTATTATTGTAGGATATGTACTCACAATGAAAAAATGGTTTGACGTAAAAACATCTGAATTATTCTCAAAAATTGTAGTAAATATTTCGCTTCCCGCCCTTATGTTTTACAATGTCATGAACAATATAAATAAAAATCAGCTTGTTCATATGGGGCTTGGCTTAATTACAGCTTTTCTAAGTATTTTTATATCATACGTAATCGCTCATTTTCTAATAATAATTCTAAGATTAGACCGAAAAAAAATAGGTTTATTCTCGGCTATATTTGCTTTTTCAAATACAATTTTTGTTGGGCTACCTGTTAATCAGGCTCTTTTTGGTGATAAAGCTGTTCCCTATGTCCTACTATATTATGTTGCAAACACGACACTTTTTTGGACTATAGGTTTATATAACATTAGAAGAGATGTTGAAGATATTAAAGATGGTTTTTCTATTATCGATGCCATTAAAAAGATTATTTCCCCGCCTTTATTGGGTTATTTAATGGGTGTTTTATTTATAGTATTTGGGCTTAAAATGCCTCATTTTATTATGGACACTGCTAGATACATTGGTGATATGACGACACCTTTATCGATGCTTTTTATTGGTATATCGATATATTTAACAGATTTAAGGGATTTTAAGTTGGATAAGACTATGTGGTTTTTATTTCTTGGAAGGTCAATTATAACGCCCTTGATAGCAATTTTAATGCTTCACTTCTTTAATCTAAATATTTTAATGAAAAAAGTATTCGTAATACAAAGTGCACTTCCCGTTATGACACAAATTGCAATTGTATCCCATGCATATAATAACGACCAAAAGTATCCTGCTATCATGATAGCAATAACGAACCTTTTAAGCTTAATCATTATACCCGCTTATATGTACTTAATAAATATTTTATTTTAA
- a CDS encoding carbohydrate ABC transporter permease encodes MKWLIRRISLYLVNIILAIIVIFPIIYALSISLMPASEAFQYPPKLIPHSLYLGNYIEALNSVPILRFILNSFIVSAIVTIGQILTSSLAAYAFAFYEFKGKNIIFAIFLSTMMIPGEAIIIANYLTIRQLNWLNTYAGLIIPYLSSALGIFLLRQFYLTIPKDYYEAAQLDGCKRFEFLIKVVMPLSRPAIGSLAVYSFLMTWNQYMWPILITNTDNMRTVQIGISMLQWSDSQSFGLIMAGVIMILLPSIITFIFGQKQLIEGLNAGALKG; translated from the coding sequence TTATCGTGATTTTTCCTATTATATATGCTTTGTCAATAAGTTTGATGCCTGCCAGTGAGGCATTTCAATATCCTCCAAAATTAATACCACATTCACTGTATTTGGGAAACTACATTGAAGCACTTAATTCTGTTCCGATACTACGATTTATACTAAATAGCTTTATAGTTTCGGCAATTGTCACCATAGGACAGATATTGACATCGAGCCTTGCAGCATATGCATTTGCATTTTACGAATTTAAAGGAAAGAATATAATTTTTGCGATATTTCTATCAACTATGATGATTCCCGGAGAGGCCATAATAATAGCAAATTACCTTACTATACGGCAATTAAACTGGTTAAATACATATGCAGGGCTTATTATACCATATCTAAGCTCAGCCTTGGGAATATTTTTATTAAGGCAGTTTTATTTAACTATACCAAAGGATTATTATGAAGCAGCACAGCTTGATGGCTGCAAAAGATTTGAATTTTTGATAAAAGTGGTAATGCCCCTTTCAAGGCCGGCAATCGGATCTTTAGCTGTATATTCTTTTTTGATGACATGGAATCAATACATGTGGCCAATCTTAATAACTAATACAGACAACATGAGGACAGTACAGATAGGCATAAGCATGCTACAATGGTCTGATTCACAATCATTTGGACTTATTATGGCAGGCGTAATCATGATCTTACTTCCATCAATAATAACATTTATATTTGGACAAAAGCAGCTTATAGAGGGCTTAAATGCCGGAGCATTGAAAGGTTAA
- a CDS encoding DUF5685 family protein: MFGYIKPYKPELKIKDYDIFRAYYCGLCKEIGKRYGEISRFTLNYELTYLAIFLSGLSNEKINMAVEGCIANPFKKKPIIKNNPFIQYAADMNSILVYYKFVDMKKDNKNILSGAMEALFRRQYIKSYRRYPYKAQIIKKYLDDLCKLENEKCDKVDIAAEPFANILKEVFAYDYLDVDKDSAKNIKEIAYHLGRFIYIIDAYNDMEEDIKRSNYNPFVLQFNYNGMDYNIKKEIDDWTNFNLTFTLSNIANIYERIKFKKNIGIIENIFKIGLFIEFRRIVEGEKSCKTHMKY; this comes from the coding sequence ATGTTTGGATATATAAAACCGTACAAACCAGAGTTGAAGATTAAAGATTATGATATTTTTAGAGCGTATTATTGCGGATTATGCAAAGAGATAGGTAAAAGATATGGTGAGATAAGCCGTTTTACATTAAATTATGAGCTTACATATCTTGCTATTTTTTTATCAGGCTTGTCAAATGAAAAGATTAATATGGCTGTGGAAGGGTGCATTGCAAATCCTTTTAAAAAGAAGCCTATAATAAAAAATAATCCATTTATCCAATATGCTGCAGATATGAATTCAATACTTGTTTATTATAAATTTGTAGACATGAAAAAAGATAATAAAAATATTTTAAGCGGGGCAATGGAAGCTTTATTTCGAAGGCAATATATAAAGTCTTATAGAAGATATCCCTACAAGGCCCAAATTATAAAGAAATATCTTGATGACCTTTGCAAGCTTGAAAATGAAAAATGTGATAAAGTAGATATTGCAGCAGAACCATTTGCAAATATTTTAAAAGAAGTTTTTGCTTATGATTATTTGGACGTAGATAAAGATAGTGCTAAAAATATCAAAGAAATTGCATATCATCTTGGAAGATTTATATATATAATCGATGCTTATAACGATATGGAGGAGGATATAAAAAGATCAAATTATAATCCATTTGTTTTGCAATTTAACTATAACGGGATGGATTATAATATTAAGAAAGAAATTGATGATTGGACTAATTTTAATCTTACTTTTACATTGTCAAATATTGCTAATATATATGAAAGAATAAAATTCAAGAAGAATATCGGAATAATAGAAAATATATTTAAAATAGGTTTATTTATAGAATTTAGAAGAATAGTGGAAGGAGAAAAATCATGCAAAACCCATATGAAGTATTAG
- a CDS encoding ABC transporter substrate-binding protein gives MKRLKRILSIALIGSVLLSATACTNGTKQATTSNEKPNENKVIELTFWHAMGGKGGEAINKMVEDFNQSHPNIKVTAQYQGTYDDALNKLKTSEQSKAGPDIMQVYDIGTKFMIDSKWATPVQKFIDEDKFDTSKLEPNLLKYYTVDNKLYSMPFNSSTPILYYNKNAFKEAGLDPNKPPKNFKEIEEYGKKLLKKDASGKVIQYGYSMAIYGWFFEQFMAKQGALYANNGNGRDKAATAVAFNNDAGLNIINWWKKLVDEGVAGNFGRKTDDTKNAFIAGRTAMIIESTASLKSILDGAGSKFEVGTAYLPALNDNKDGGVVIGGASLWILNNKSDEYQKAAWEFVKFMVSPKEQVFWNENTGYFPVTKEAYDLPEMKTHLEKYPQFKTAIDQLHSTPINTATQGALIGVYPEARQTIEKNIEKVLNNQATPKQALDDAEKSINSALDNYNKTVAK, from the coding sequence ATGAAAAGACTTAAGAGAATTTTATCTATTGCATTAATTGGAAGTGTATTATTATCAGCGACAGCATGTACAAATGGTACAAAACAGGCAACAACATCTAATGAAAAGCCAAACGAAAACAAAGTTATAGAGCTTACATTCTGGCATGCTATGGGTGGTAAAGGCGGAGAAGCAATAAATAAGATGGTGGAGGACTTTAATCAATCACATCCAAATATCAAAGTTACGGCACAGTATCAAGGAACATATGATGATGCATTAAACAAATTGAAGACATCTGAGCAGTCAAAAGCAGGTCCAGATATTATGCAGGTATATGATATAGGCACGAAATTTATGATTGACAGTAAATGGGCAACACCTGTGCAGAAATTTATTGACGAGGACAAATTTGATACATCTAAACTTGAGCCAAACCTTTTAAAATACTATACAGTTGATAATAAATTATATTCAATGCCATTTAATTCATCAACGCCAATATTGTATTACAATAAAAATGCATTTAAAGAAGCCGGACTAGACCCTAATAAACCTCCTAAGAATTTCAAGGAAATAGAAGAATATGGAAAGAAACTTTTGAAAAAAGATGCATCAGGCAAAGTTATACAATATGGATATTCAATGGCAATATACGGTTGGTTCTTTGAACAATTTATGGCAAAACAGGGTGCATTGTATGCGAACAATGGCAATGGCAGAGATAAAGCAGCAACAGCTGTAGCATTTAATAATGATGCTGGCTTAAATATTATCAACTGGTGGAAAAAGCTTGTTGATGAAGGTGTCGCAGGTAATTTCGGAAGGAAAACAGATGATACAAAGAATGCATTTATTGCAGGCCGTACAGCAATGATAATAGAGTCAACAGCATCATTAAAATCAATATTAGACGGTGCTGGTAGCAAATTTGAAGTTGGTACAGCATATTTACCTGCACTAAATGATAATAAAGATGGTGGAGTAGTAATAGGTGGTGCCTCATTGTGGATACTAAATAATAAATCAGATGAATACCAAAAAGCTGCATGGGAATTCGTTAAATTTATGGTATCTCCGAAAGAACAGGTATTTTGGAATGAAAATACAGGATATTTCCCTGTGACAAAGGAAGCTTATGATTTGCCTGAAATGAAGACACACCTTGAAAAATATCCACAATTTAAAACAGCTATTGACCAGCTTCATTCAACACCAATAAACACAGCAACACAAGGTGCATTAATAGGCGTATACCCTGAAGCAAGGCAGACAATAGAGAAGAATATAGAAAAGGTCTTAAATAACCAGGCAACACCAAAACAAGCCCTTGATGATGCAGAAAAGAGCATCAATAGCGCACTTGATAATTACAACAAGACTGTAGCAAAATAA
- a CDS encoding FMN-binding protein: protein MKATKRLIAIFLISVFALSLVSCKTKSKTSTQKPTAPKTPTIAYKDGTYTGAGPKWSKGSEDATVVIKGGKITNITLRRLDTSGKEIDYNKWTGQKDPKSGKVFPNLKKFRVDMAKRMIDKQTYNVDTIAGATESTKNWKIAVKNALEKAKK, encoded by the coding sequence ATGAAAGCAACAAAAAGATTAATAGCTATTTTTTTAATATCGGTTTTTGCTTTAAGCCTTGTTTCATGTAAGACAAAGTCAAAAACATCCACACAAAAACCTACAGCTCCAAAAACACCTACAATAGCTTATAAAGATGGTACATATACTGGTGCTGGACCAAAATGGTCAAAAGGAAGTGAAGATGCTACAGTAGTTATTAAAGGTGGTAAAATAACTAATATTACACTAAGAAGGCTTGATACAAGTGGTAAAGAAATAGATTACAACAAATGGACTGGACAAAAAGATCCTAAGTCAGGCAAGGTCTTCCCTAATCTAAAAAAATTTAGAGTGGATATGGCAAAAAGGATGATAGATAAACAGACATATAACGTTGATACCATAGCAGGTGCAACAGAATCTACAAAAAACTGGAAGATAGCTGTAAAAAATGCGCTTGAAAAAGCGAAGAAATAA